In Triticum aestivum cultivar Chinese Spring chromosome 5B, IWGSC CS RefSeq v2.1, whole genome shotgun sequence, the following proteins share a genomic window:
- the LOC123111983 gene encoding uncharacterized protein produces the protein MPAEPKPPAKPWPPATSTSTSRTKTTTRPFIAAASFEDDDDDFHIPPPASRPRPLKPSSNGAVSRHLRKKLQLPSPYSGKENRPVASSTESVVTVAAAAAETLAGRSRVGTGTRRVPEGNEVTSGGICGISRSHSDGPKLGAAEKTGLGGYDGCNGSSSSFPNSRESSVLESGETCNLGSWHSEEADGVSRACNAVTEERVVVGRSGSWLHSSVSDEGNVDIEAEIASRSETQKNERSGFEVHDGNCPSCSIVSELLVPDSKYDFGGADCKYFQEPGLGISSLVSEERKVAVEDAATLSPETREKKSSSTADCVEYLSSNSVESVLLESCTTHHVEQDDCDNFEIGTQLNELINLCMEDQVHSHRNSRASPVEGNKMDSGGFESVYKVQCPLCGSDISDLSEELQLAHTNNCLDEDEPAKESNPNHERGPCDGENIENKCVVEWLRNLGLSKYEEIFTKEEVDWETLQWLTEEDLLGMGITSLGPRKKIIHALGELRRKNDNANDTEADVLISENTKRTKGPMSGNKLITEFFRCSSSDQKQRDHKVQKPSNLNNQKNSSAKVATSRSRTRKSKVKDTPLWCCIPGTPFRVDAFRYLRGDCCHWFLTHFHLDHYQGLTKSFCHGKIYCTSITANLVHHKIGVPWDRMHVLPLNKRITVAGINLTCFDANHCPGSIIILFEPPNGKAVLHTGDFRFSSEMANNSVLQSSHIHTLILDTTYCNPRYDFPSQGIVIQFVIEAIQAEAFNPKTLFLIGSYTIGKERLFTEVARLLQKKIYVGAAKLQILKHLELPQEIMPWLTANEAESHIHVVPMWTLASFKRLKHLSSQYADRYDLIVAFCPTGWSFGKGRKKTPGRRWQQGTIIRYEVPYSEHSSFTELREFVRFISPEHIVPSVNNDGPESADAMLAQLLND, from the exons ATGCCGGCGGAACCCAAGCCCCCCGCGAAGCCATGGCCGCCGgcgacctccacctccacctcccgtaCCAAGACCACAACCAGGCCCTTCATCGCCGCCGCAAGCttcgaagacgacgacgacgacttccATATCCCTCCCCCCGCCAGCCGCCCCCGTCCCTTGAAGCCCTCCTCCAACGGCGCCGTCTCGCGCCACCTCCGTAAGAAGCTACAGCTGCCGTCACCCTACTCCGGTAAGGAGAACCGCCCCGTTGCCAGTTCCACCGAGAGTGTTGTTACAGTGGCCGCGGCGGCTGCCGAAACCCTAGCGGGCCGTTCGAGGGTTGGTACCGGCACGCGCCGCGTACCGGAGGGCAACGAAGTGACGAGTGGAGGAATTTGCGGCATATCGAGGTCCCATTCCGATGGCCCCAAGTTAGGCGCTGCTGAGAAGACAGGATTGGGCGGATACGACGGTTGCAACGGAAGTTCCAGTAGCTTCCCCAATTCGAGAGAATCGAGTGTTTTGGAGTCAGGCGAAACATGTAATTTGGGGAGTTGGCACTCTGAAGAGGCGGATGGGGTATCCAGGGCTTGTAATGCGGTTACTGAGGAGAGGGTGGTGGTGGGGAGATCTGGTTCATGGCTCCATAGCTCTGTCTCTGATGAAGGGAATGTGGATATAGAAGCTGAGATTGCATCTCGATCCGAGACCCAAAAGAATGAGCGGAGTGGATTTGAAGTTCATGACGGCAATTGCCCCTCATGTTCTATAGTATCAGAGCTTTTAGTCCCGGATTCAAAATACGATTTTGGAGGTGCAGATTGCAAATACTTCCAAGAGCCTGGATTAGGAATCTCTAGCTTGGTTTCTGAAGAGAGAAAAGTTGCTGTAGAAGATGCTGCTACTCTCAGTCCTGAGACCAGGGAGAAGAAATCAAGCTCTACTGCAGATTGTGTAGAGTATCTATCCTCGAATTCAGTTGAATCGGTGCTTCTGGAATCATGTACGACCCATCATGTTGAACAGGACGATTGTGATAATTTTGAGATTGGAACCCAGCTTAATGAGCTCATAAACCTGTGCATGGAGGATCAGGTGCATAGTCATCGTAACAGCAGGGCATCTCCTGTTGAAGGGAATAAAATGGATTCTGGGGGGTTTGAGTCAGTTTATAAAGTGCAGTGCCCATTATGTGGGTCAGATATTTCTGATCTGAGTGAGGAGCTCCAGCTAGCACATACTAACAATTGCCTCGACGAAGATGAACCTGCTAAG GAATCTAATCCTAATCATGAAAGAGGACCTTGTGATGGAGAAAATATTGAGAACAAGTGTGTTGTAGAATGGTTAAGGAACCTGGGGCTATCTAAATATGAGGAAATTTTTACCAAAGAAGAAGTTGACTGGGAGACCTTGCAGTGGCTCACAGAAGAG GATCTTCTTGGTATGGGAATTACTTCCCTTGGACCCAGAAAGAAAATTATCCATGCCCTTGGTGAATTAAGGAGGAAAAATGACAATGCTAATGACACAGAAGCAGATGTGTTAATTTCTGAAAATACTAAAAGGACTAAAGGTCCAATGAGCGGGAATAAATTAATTACGGAATTCTTTCGGTGTTCCTCATCTGATCAGAAACAGAGAGACCACAAAGTCCAGAAACCATCTAATTTAAATAACCAGAAAAATTCTAGTGCCAAGGTGGCTACTAGCAGAAGTCGTACTCGAAAATCAAAGGTTAAAGATACACCTCTTTGGTGTTGTATCCCAGGAACACCTTTTCGAGTG GATGCATTTCGCTACTTACGAGGAGATTGCTGTCACTGGTTTTTGACACACTTCCATCTAGACC ATTACCAAGGCTTGACTAAGAGCTTTTGTCATGGGAAGATATACTGTACCTCAATAACAGCAAACCTTGTACACCATAAGATTGGTGTCCCATGGGATAGAATGCATGTATTGCCACTGAACAAAAGGATTACTGTTGCTGGTATTAATTTGACATGTTTTGATGCCAACCATTGCCCTGGATCAATAATCATCCTTTTTGAGCCTCCCAATGGTAAG GCTGTTCTGCACACTGGAGACTTCCGATTTTCTTCCGAGATGGCCAACAATTCTGTTTTGCAGTCTTCTCACATCCACACTCTAATACTTGACACGACCTACTGTAATCCACGA TATGACTTCCCAAGTCAAGGGATTGTAATACAATTTGTCATTGAGGCCATACAAGCAGAAGCTTTTAATCCAAAAACACTGTTTTTGATTGGCAGCTACACAATTG GAAAAGAAAGACTGTTTACGGAGGTTGCCCGTTTGCTTCAGAAGAAAATATATGTTGGAGCTGCAAAGCTGCAAATATTAAAGCACTTGGAGCTTCCTCAGGAAATCATGCCCTGGTTGACAGCCAATGAAGCTGAAAGTCACATACATGTTGTCCCCATGTGGACTCTAGCAAGCTTCAAACGATTGAAACATTTATCGAGTCAATATGCT GACCGGTATGACCTCATTGTGGCATTTTGTCCTACTGGTTGGTCATTTGGTAAAGGGAGGAAAAAGACACCAGGCAGAAGGTGGCAACAAGGGACAATCATCAG ATATGAAGTACCGTACAGTGAGCACAGTAGCTTCACAGAACTCCGAGAATTTGTCCGGTTCATATCACCAGAGCATATAGTTCCCAGTGTAAACAATGATGGCCCTGAGAGTGCAGATGCTATGCTGGCCCAACTGTTAAATGACTAG